The DNA region GGATGGCTGTTCAAGAACTGCTCCCTGAGATAACCGGTCATTTCGATGAAAAGCTGATTGGCGAAAAGTATCCGGTCGCGGGTGGCAATGAGAATTCCCTGAAGAGAATGCTCGGCGAGGTGACGGAATTTAGCCTCACTCTCCCGAAGAGCTTCTTTCATCAGATGACGCTCGGTGGTATCGCGGGCGATTCCGAAAATGCCGGTAATATTTCCGTTTTTAATCTGCGGGGATGACACAAATTCGGCGTTCCGGTGGGAGCCGTCTTTTGTCAAGATTCTCAGCTCGTACATCGGCAGCGACTCGCCGGCGAGAAGCCGGGCAGTGGTCTGTTGCGCCAAGGCGGCGTCATCGGGGTGGATTATCGGCAGGAAGTTTTTCCCCAGCCATTCTTCGATTTTCCATCCGGTGGCTTTTTCAAATGAAGGATTCAGGCTGGTAATGACACCATCGGGAGAAAGGGTATAAATAACGTCGATAGCGTTATCGACCAGATTGCGGTATCGCTCCTCAGATTCGCGGAGGGCAATATTCGCCAGAGCCAGCGCCTGTCGCTCGAGATTCAAACGCTCAAGACTGCGCAGCTCATTGACTTTCTTGGCAACAATGTCAACGAGCTCTTCGAGTGCGATAATAATGTCCGCATCGGGTCTTCTGCCGTTAAAAGGAGTGTCAACAGAGAGCCAGCCGTCGTAATTACCCTGGGCGCTTAGAATCGGAACAAAGAGCTCATCACCGGGACGCCAGGCATGGTCGGAATTCCCGCGAGTACCTTCCTGGGGAATTGCCCGCTCCAGGTCGGTAACCCCCAGCCCTTCTTCTTCCGGCACAAAGTAGGAATAGCTGATGCGGTATTTTTCCTGAGTCATTCGTTGCGCCATTTCACTGGAGGGGGCTTTTGCCCGGCGCGCCTGCCCGACGATGGCGGGGTCAAGTCCAACCTGACCAAGATTGATTATCTCACGCTGCTCATTGTGCAGGGTAAGAACAGCCCGCTTGAAAAGTTCCGCCTCCTTAATGGCGAGACAGCCCAACTCGAGACAGCGGTCGACTGATTCAGCTGTCCGCAAGCCGGTTAGAAGGTCGAGCCGGGCTTTGGCGCGGATTTCGTTGCGTTTGCGAGCGGTAATATCAGTGGCTATGGACAGGTAAAAAGAAGTCGGCGAACTCGACATCAATATCGGCTGGGCATTAACCCAGTACCAGCAACGCCCTTCTTTGGTATCGTAGGGGACTTCCAGCGACATACTCTTGCCGCATGCGAAGAGGTTGTCGATTATGGCGCTCATCATTTGCGCCTGCGGTCCCAGCGGCAACTCCTCAACTTTCCGGCCGACAAAATCCTCGATGCTACCGCCCAAAGCGTTGGCGGCCGCTTTATTCAGAATCGCTATTCGATGATTGGAATCTATCATGGTAATGACTTCGGTCGCGTTCTCAATCAGGAGTCTGTATTTTTCTTCGCTTTCACGGAGGGATTCACGGAATCTTTTCCGCTCGGTGATATCATGGCCTATGGCGATTGCAGTCAGTTCCCCTGTGACCGGGTCGAATTGCGAGGAATTGGACCATAGAATATGCCTGATATCTCCTTTCTTGGTAATAATCTGGCCTTCCAGCCGGTCCGACGGATGGGCTCTGACCCACTCGGTGAAATCGTCAAGTCCCGGATGGCGCATCGACGGTGGGAGCATCAGCTCAGGCCACCGTTTTCCCAGAACTTCCTCCCGACTGTATCCGGTCACCCGTTCGCACTCGTCATTGAAGACAGTAATTCGCGCTTCGCCGTCGAGACAGAGAATCAGGCTATTGGATGTTCGCAGGAGAGACTGCGTAAAGTCCCGTTCCTTGAGAGCCAGTTTCTGCGCTTCAATCACCGGAGTGATATCTGATGCAATCGCCAGTACTGACCGGCATTTGCCATCGGCGCCGAACAGGGGCTGAATGCTGATGCGGAAGTAACGATGTTGCCCCTGGATAATGGTCGGCTCCTCCAAAATCCTGCCCCGGCAGGAATCAATAACGTCCCTGATATTAGTCATCTGGCGGTCGGCAATCTCTCCCGGGAAAAAATCCCACATGGTCTTTCCGGTCAGTCCCGAGGATTTTCCGCCCAGGACCCCGGCGGCGTGCTCATTCATAAAGACGAACCTGCCGTCATAATCAACCGAAAATATGGAGTCGCCCGCTCCCTCTACGAGCGTGCGATACACCTCTTCACTCTCGCGCAGTTTGATGGCGATACGAAGGCGGCGGTAGTTTACAATGATTATTCCGACCAAAAGAGCCAGCAGCGAAAGCAGGATATAGATATGGTATTCCCAAAAAATGATAGAGGCTAATTCAAAGACGGTGCGCCGTTCAATTGTTCCGATAACGGCGCAATTGGGCCCGCCCAGCACAAATCTGGTAACGTTTCCCTGATTATCGTACTCCAGCGGTTGAAACATCATATTGGACAGGGCATCAATTCCCCCCAGCTTCTTAAATCTGCGGCTGTACAGGTCCACCCCGCCGGTCCGGCTCATCACGAATATCGGCTCGTCTTGACCTTTGAGGCGGTATCGTCCCAGCATATATCCAAGATTGGTAGGGTTAGATTCTGCCAGCACAGCGAGAGTGGAGTCATAAATTACCAGGCGAC from Candidatus Zixiibacteriota bacterium includes:
- a CDS encoding PAS domain S-box protein; its protein translation is MSFRAFIPVAVRINLPRAALLTVSIVVILFGSALAADRILIDYNRQEILLPFKLQALETVNYGSERRVSFNPLQVMQPSDSLHKKAIITRVFNKRFNDDTPSAIMVQDLTSWTVIDEDPVYITIVDYCLYFDSRIEKTCLAGGCFRNDSAFVLKDILIEGKTALLYLTSGVDRTGNGEWEPSVNIVAFTDYDDDGTAELFVQVTPGRDLEPRVLFCVDMEAMRIEWSLPVASVIGEGCLVKCAGETPSVLFTSYGPKNGVTDKYFSDLYGYLTKVDNRGEVIFNKIVAGDYGGSMIIPIDDSRRRFCLHLSQPLIDYRDTASMATLERRLVIIDENAEILYSSTAPGRLIFSWLADYGKLPGNQIYSTWNDGRLVIYDSTLAVLAESNPTNLGYMLGRYRLKGQDEPIFVMSRTGGVDLYSRRFKKLGGIDALSNMMFQPLEYDNQGNVTRFVLGGPNCAVIGTIERRTVFELASIIFWEYHIYILLSLLALLVGIIIVNYRRLRIAIKLRESEEVYRTLVEGAGDSIFSVDYDGRFVFMNEHAAGVLGGKSSGLTGKTMWDFFPGEIADRQMTNIRDVIDSCRGRILEEPTIIQGQHRYFRISIQPLFGADGKCRSVLAIASDITPVIEAQKLALKERDFTQSLLRTSNSLILCLDGEARITVFNDECERVTGYSREEVLGKRWPELMLPPSMRHPGLDDFTEWVRAHPSDRLEGQIITKKGDIRHILWSNSSQFDPVTGELTAIAIGHDITERKRFRESLRESEEKYRLLIENATEVITMIDSNHRIAILNKAAANALGGSIEDFVGRKVEELPLGPQAQMMSAIIDNLFACGKSMSLEVPYDTKEGRCWYWVNAQPILMSSSPTSFYLSIATDITARKRNEIRAKARLDLLTGLRTAESVDRCLELGCLAIKEAELFKRAVLTLHNEQREIINLGQVGLDPAIVGQARRAKAPSSEMAQRMTQEKYRISYSYFVPEEEGLGVTDLERAIPQEGTRGNSDHAWRPGDELFVPILSAQGNYDGWLSVDTPFNGRRPDADIIIALEELVDIVAKKVNELRSLERLNLERQALALANIALRESEERYRNLVDNAIDVIYTLSPDGVITSLNPSFEKATGWKIEEWLGKNFLPIIHPDDAALAQQTTARLLAGESLPMYELRILTKDGSHRNAEFVSSPQIKNGNITGIFGIARDTTERHLMKEALRESEAKFRHLAEHSLQGILIATRDRILFANQLFIEMTGYLREQFLNSHP